A section of the Chelonoidis abingdonii isolate Lonesome George unplaced genomic scaffold, CheloAbing_2.0 scaffold0001, whole genome shotgun sequence genome encodes:
- the THUMPD2 gene encoding U6 snRNA (guanine-N(2))-methyltransferase THUMPD2 isoform X4, with translation MAEGSGCAGPSIRYFCTAGRGLEPFLLREVRARLGATQVEYVSGKVFFTTNSELSKLKKLKSGERLFLLLKKHAAISPSRNKGKVFNEIQKLVIEDPRCWLDIISIWKRLHGNKVEQGNLSKENPESLKRKSEEEISIIRKKQKEQILETVSDECHVEEQKKSVVLETNDDMDFLTERKTLLEETSESRIEKSVDSNNHSFSFRVSCRCSGAIAKVFTSQEVGRVLGITLVKQLGWQTDLRNPDLELFVHLNDIYSVVGIPVFRLPLATREYIQTAGLRSTVAWAMASLAEINAGAFVLDPMCGLGTILLEAAKEWPNVHYLGADINDSQLQGAHENIKAAGLMDKIELLKASVIALPLPSESVDVVISDIPFGKKFKITKDIKLLPDILREMERK, from the exons ATGGCGGAGGGGTCGGGTTGTGCTGGCCCCTCTATCCGCTATTTCTGCACGGCCGGCCGGGGCCTGGAACCCTTCCTGCTTCGGGAGGTGCGGGCCCGGCTGGGGGCCACGCAG gTGGAGTATGTTTCAGGAAAAGTTTTCTTTACCACCAATTCTGAGTTGAGTAAATTGAAGAAGCTGAAGTCTGGAGAACGATTATTTTTGCTGCTGAAAAAACATGCAGCAATTTCTCCCTCTAGAAATAAAG GAAAAGTATTTAATGAAATTCAAAAACTTGTAATTGAGGACCCCAGATGTTGGCTGGATATTATTTCCATTTGGAAACGTCTTCATGGAAATAAAGTTGAACAAGGAAACCTCTCTAAAGAAAATCCAGAATCcctaaaaagaaaatcagaagaagAGATAAGTATcataagaaaaaaacagaaagaacaaatattAGAGACAGTTTCTGATGAATGCCATGTGGAAGAGCAAAAGAAAAGTGTGGTACTAGAAACAAACGACGACATGGACTTTTTGACTGAAAGAAAAACTTTGCTAGAAGAGACATCTGAAAGTAGAATAGAGAAATCAGTTGATAGCAATAACCACAGCTTCAGTTTCAGAGTTTCTTGTCGCTGTAGTGGAGCAATTGCAAAAGTATTTACTTCACAG gagGTGGGAAGAGTACTTGGAATAACTCTTGTAAAACAGCTTGGGTGGCAAACagatttgagaaaccctgatctagag cTCTTTGTACATCTAAATGATATTTACTCGGTGGTGGGGATTCCTGTCTTCAG ACTTCCACTGGCGACCAGAGAGTATATCCAAACTGCAGGACTCCGATCTACTGTTGCATGGGCTATGGCATCTCTTGCTGAAATCAAT gctGGTGCATTTGTTTTAGATCCTATGTGTGGATTAGGAACAATACTCTTGGAAGCTGCAAAAGAATGGCCT AATGTACATTACTTGGGTGCTGATATAAATGATTCACAACTACAAGGTGCACATGAAAACATTAAGGCTGCAGGCTTGATGGATAAAATTGAGTTACTTAAAGCATCTGTCATAG CATTGCCATTACCTTCAGAAAGTGTTGATGTTGTGATTTCGGACATTCCATTTGGGAAAAAGTTCAAGATAACAAAAGACATAAAGCTTCTACCAGATATTCTTCGAGAAATGGAAAG GAAATAA
- the THUMPD2 gene encoding U6 snRNA (guanine-N(2))-methyltransferase THUMPD2 isoform X3: MAEGSGCAGPSIRYFCTAGRGLEPFLLREVRARLGATQVEYVSGKVFFTTNSELSKLKKLKSGERLFLLLKKHAAISPSRNKGKVFNEIQKLVIEDPRCWLDIISIWKRLHGNKVEQGNLSKENPESLKRKSEEEISIIRKKQKEQILETVSDECHVEEQKKSVVLETNDDMDFLTERKTLLEETSESRIEKSVDSNNHSFSFRVSCRCSGAIAKVFTSQEVGRVLGITLVKQLGWQTDLRNPDLELFVHLNDIYSVVGIPVFRLPLATREYIQTAGLRSTVAWAMASLAEINAGAFVLDPMCGLGTILLEAAKEWPNVHYLGADINDSQLQGAHENIKAAGLMDKIELLKASVIALPLPSESVDVVISDIPFGKKFKITKDIKLLPDILREMERLWPTSRSQRNRPASHKEEAWGLFWDRLCSISSSTT, translated from the exons ATGGCGGAGGGGTCGGGTTGTGCTGGCCCCTCTATCCGCTATTTCTGCACGGCCGGCCGGGGCCTGGAACCCTTCCTGCTTCGGGAGGTGCGGGCCCGGCTGGGGGCCACGCAG gTGGAGTATGTTTCAGGAAAAGTTTTCTTTACCACCAATTCTGAGTTGAGTAAATTGAAGAAGCTGAAGTCTGGAGAACGATTATTTTTGCTGCTGAAAAAACATGCAGCAATTTCTCCCTCTAGAAATAAAG GAAAAGTATTTAATGAAATTCAAAAACTTGTAATTGAGGACCCCAGATGTTGGCTGGATATTATTTCCATTTGGAAACGTCTTCATGGAAATAAAGTTGAACAAGGAAACCTCTCTAAAGAAAATCCAGAATCcctaaaaagaaaatcagaagaagAGATAAGTATcataagaaaaaaacagaaagaacaaatattAGAGACAGTTTCTGATGAATGCCATGTGGAAGAGCAAAAGAAAAGTGTGGTACTAGAAACAAACGACGACATGGACTTTTTGACTGAAAGAAAAACTTTGCTAGAAGAGACATCTGAAAGTAGAATAGAGAAATCAGTTGATAGCAATAACCACAGCTTCAGTTTCAGAGTTTCTTGTCGCTGTAGTGGAGCAATTGCAAAAGTATTTACTTCACAG gagGTGGGAAGAGTACTTGGAATAACTCTTGTAAAACAGCTTGGGTGGCAAACagatttgagaaaccctgatctagag cTCTTTGTACATCTAAATGATATTTACTCGGTGGTGGGGATTCCTGTCTTCAG ACTTCCACTGGCGACCAGAGAGTATATCCAAACTGCAGGACTCCGATCTACTGTTGCATGGGCTATGGCATCTCTTGCTGAAATCAAT gctGGTGCATTTGTTTTAGATCCTATGTGTGGATTAGGAACAATACTCTTGGAAGCTGCAAAAGAATGGCCT AATGTACATTACTTGGGTGCTGATATAAATGATTCACAACTACAAGGTGCACATGAAAACATTAAGGCTGCAGGCTTGATGGATAAAATTGAGTTACTTAAAGCATCTGTCATAG CATTGCCATTACCTTCAGAAAGTGTTGATGTTGTGATTTCGGACATTCCATTTGGGAAAAAGTTCAAGATAACAAAAGACATAAAGCTTCTACCAGATATTCTTCGAGAAATGGAAAG GCTGTGGCCAACTAGCAGGAGCCAAAGAAATCGCCCTGCCAGTCATAAAGAGGAAGCctggggtctgttttgggaccggctctgttcaatatcttcatcaacaacttag
- the THUMPD2 gene encoding U6 snRNA (guanine-N(2))-methyltransferase THUMPD2 isoform X1, translating to MAEGSGCAGPSIRYFCTAGRGLEPFLLREVRARLGATQVEYVSGKVFFTTNSELSKLKKLKSGERLFLLLKKHAAISPSRNKGKVFNEIQKLVIEDPRCWLDIISIWKRLHGNKVEQGNLSKENPESLKRKSEEEISIIRKKQKEQILETVSDECHVEEQKKSVVLETNDDMDFLTERKTLLEETSESRIEKSVDSNNHSFSFRVSCRCSGAIAKVFTSQEVGRVLGITLVKQLGWQTDLRNPDLELFVHLNDIYSVVGIPVFRLPLATREYIQTAGLRSTVAWAMASLAEINAGAFVLDPMCGLGTILLEAAKEWPNVHYLGADINDSQLQGAHENIKAAGLMDKIELLKASVIALPLPSESVDVVISDIPFGKKFKITKDIKLLPDILREMERVLHVGGTVVLLVSQDVRKHMGGCISNCVENDTSLNATSDNRNGAAMVKDLNPKEENGSPRSISSSIKGVETEHFNNITCFGSLAAVESYGISLGKTDAFIYKYRKMPAAGMQ from the exons ATGGCGGAGGGGTCGGGTTGTGCTGGCCCCTCTATCCGCTATTTCTGCACGGCCGGCCGGGGCCTGGAACCCTTCCTGCTTCGGGAGGTGCGGGCCCGGCTGGGGGCCACGCAG gTGGAGTATGTTTCAGGAAAAGTTTTCTTTACCACCAATTCTGAGTTGAGTAAATTGAAGAAGCTGAAGTCTGGAGAACGATTATTTTTGCTGCTGAAAAAACATGCAGCAATTTCTCCCTCTAGAAATAAAG GAAAAGTATTTAATGAAATTCAAAAACTTGTAATTGAGGACCCCAGATGTTGGCTGGATATTATTTCCATTTGGAAACGTCTTCATGGAAATAAAGTTGAACAAGGAAACCTCTCTAAAGAAAATCCAGAATCcctaaaaagaaaatcagaagaagAGATAAGTATcataagaaaaaaacagaaagaacaaatattAGAGACAGTTTCTGATGAATGCCATGTGGAAGAGCAAAAGAAAAGTGTGGTACTAGAAACAAACGACGACATGGACTTTTTGACTGAAAGAAAAACTTTGCTAGAAGAGACATCTGAAAGTAGAATAGAGAAATCAGTTGATAGCAATAACCACAGCTTCAGTTTCAGAGTTTCTTGTCGCTGTAGTGGAGCAATTGCAAAAGTATTTACTTCACAG gagGTGGGAAGAGTACTTGGAATAACTCTTGTAAAACAGCTTGGGTGGCAAACagatttgagaaaccctgatctagag cTCTTTGTACATCTAAATGATATTTACTCGGTGGTGGGGATTCCTGTCTTCAG ACTTCCACTGGCGACCAGAGAGTATATCCAAACTGCAGGACTCCGATCTACTGTTGCATGGGCTATGGCATCTCTTGCTGAAATCAAT gctGGTGCATTTGTTTTAGATCCTATGTGTGGATTAGGAACAATACTCTTGGAAGCTGCAAAAGAATGGCCT AATGTACATTACTTGGGTGCTGATATAAATGATTCACAACTACAAGGTGCACATGAAAACATTAAGGCTGCAGGCTTGATGGATAAAATTGAGTTACTTAAAGCATCTGTCATAG CATTGCCATTACCTTCAGAAAGTGTTGATGTTGTGATTTCGGACATTCCATTTGGGAAAAAGTTCAAGATAACAAAAGACATAAAGCTTCTACCAGATATTCTTCGAGAAATGGAAAG aGTGCTTCATGTTGGAGGGACAGTTGTATTACTTGTGAGTCAAGATGTCCGCAAGCACATGGGTGGCTGTATTAGCAATTGTGTTGAAAATGACACCTCTTTGAACGCCACCAGTGACAACAGGAATGGAGCTGCTATGGTGAAAGACTTGAATCCCAAAGAGGAAAATGGGAGTCCAAGAAGTATTTCCTCTTCAATTAAAGGTGTGGAAACTGAACACTTCAATAACATTACATGCtttgggtctttggcagcagtagAATCCTATGGAATTAGCCTTGGAAAAACAGATGCTTTCATATACAAATATAGGAAGATGCCTGCTGCTGGAATGCAGTAG
- the THUMPD2 gene encoding U6 snRNA (guanine-N(2))-methyltransferase THUMPD2 isoform X5: MAEGSGCAGPSIRYFCTAGRGLEPFLLREVRARLGATQVEYVSGKVFFTTNSELSKLKKLKSGERLFLLLKKHAAISPSRNKGKVFNEIQKLVIEDPRCWLDIISIWKRLHGNKVEQGNLSKENPESLKRKSEEEISIIRKKQKEQILETVSDECHVEEQKKSVVLETNDDMDFLTERKTLLEETSESRIEKSVDSNNHSFSFRVSCRCSGAIAKVFTSQEVGRVLGITLVKQLGWQTDLRNPDLELFVHLNDIYSVVGIPVFRLPLATREYIQTAGLRSTVAWAMASLAEINAGAFVLDPMCGLGTILLEAAKEWPVSSTVVIECTLLGC, encoded by the exons ATGGCGGAGGGGTCGGGTTGTGCTGGCCCCTCTATCCGCTATTTCTGCACGGCCGGCCGGGGCCTGGAACCCTTCCTGCTTCGGGAGGTGCGGGCCCGGCTGGGGGCCACGCAG gTGGAGTATGTTTCAGGAAAAGTTTTCTTTACCACCAATTCTGAGTTGAGTAAATTGAAGAAGCTGAAGTCTGGAGAACGATTATTTTTGCTGCTGAAAAAACATGCAGCAATTTCTCCCTCTAGAAATAAAG GAAAAGTATTTAATGAAATTCAAAAACTTGTAATTGAGGACCCCAGATGTTGGCTGGATATTATTTCCATTTGGAAACGTCTTCATGGAAATAAAGTTGAACAAGGAAACCTCTCTAAAGAAAATCCAGAATCcctaaaaagaaaatcagaagaagAGATAAGTATcataagaaaaaaacagaaagaacaaatattAGAGACAGTTTCTGATGAATGCCATGTGGAAGAGCAAAAGAAAAGTGTGGTACTAGAAACAAACGACGACATGGACTTTTTGACTGAAAGAAAAACTTTGCTAGAAGAGACATCTGAAAGTAGAATAGAGAAATCAGTTGATAGCAATAACCACAGCTTCAGTTTCAGAGTTTCTTGTCGCTGTAGTGGAGCAATTGCAAAAGTATTTACTTCACAG gagGTGGGAAGAGTACTTGGAATAACTCTTGTAAAACAGCTTGGGTGGCAAACagatttgagaaaccctgatctagag cTCTTTGTACATCTAAATGATATTTACTCGGTGGTGGGGATTCCTGTCTTCAG ACTTCCACTGGCGACCAGAGAGTATATCCAAACTGCAGGACTCCGATCTACTGTTGCATGGGCTATGGCATCTCTTGCTGAAATCAAT gctGGTGCATTTGTTTTAGATCCTATGTGTGGATTAGGAACAATACTCTTGGAAGCTGCAAAAGAATGGCCTGTAAGTTCTACAGTTGTTATAG AATGTACATTACTTGGGTGCTGA
- the THUMPD2 gene encoding U6 snRNA (guanine-N(2))-methyltransferase THUMPD2 isoform X2 — translation MAEGSGCAGPSIRYFCTAGRGLEPFLLREVRARLGATQVEYVSGKVFFTTNSELSKLKKLKSGERLFLLLKKHAAISPSRNKGKVFNEIQKLVIEDPRCWLDIISIWKRLHGNKVEQGNLSKENPESLKRKSEEEISIIRKKQKEQILETVSDECHVEEQKKSVVLETNDDMDFLTERKTLLEETSESRIEKSVDSNNHSFSFRVSCRCSGAIAKVFTSQEVGRVLGITLVKQLGWQTDLRNPDLELFVHLNDIYSVVGIPVFRLPLATREYIQTAGLRSTVAWAMASLAEINAGAFVLDPMCGLGTILLEAAKEWPVSSTVVIALPLPSESVDVVISDIPFGKKFKITKDIKLLPDILREMERVLHVGGTVVLLVSQDVRKHMGGCISNCVENDTSLNATSDNRNGAAMVKDLNPKEENGSPRSISSSIKGVETEHFNNITCFGSLAAVESYGISLGKTDAFIYKYRKMPAAGMQ, via the exons ATGGCGGAGGGGTCGGGTTGTGCTGGCCCCTCTATCCGCTATTTCTGCACGGCCGGCCGGGGCCTGGAACCCTTCCTGCTTCGGGAGGTGCGGGCCCGGCTGGGGGCCACGCAG gTGGAGTATGTTTCAGGAAAAGTTTTCTTTACCACCAATTCTGAGTTGAGTAAATTGAAGAAGCTGAAGTCTGGAGAACGATTATTTTTGCTGCTGAAAAAACATGCAGCAATTTCTCCCTCTAGAAATAAAG GAAAAGTATTTAATGAAATTCAAAAACTTGTAATTGAGGACCCCAGATGTTGGCTGGATATTATTTCCATTTGGAAACGTCTTCATGGAAATAAAGTTGAACAAGGAAACCTCTCTAAAGAAAATCCAGAATCcctaaaaagaaaatcagaagaagAGATAAGTATcataagaaaaaaacagaaagaacaaatattAGAGACAGTTTCTGATGAATGCCATGTGGAAGAGCAAAAGAAAAGTGTGGTACTAGAAACAAACGACGACATGGACTTTTTGACTGAAAGAAAAACTTTGCTAGAAGAGACATCTGAAAGTAGAATAGAGAAATCAGTTGATAGCAATAACCACAGCTTCAGTTTCAGAGTTTCTTGTCGCTGTAGTGGAGCAATTGCAAAAGTATTTACTTCACAG gagGTGGGAAGAGTACTTGGAATAACTCTTGTAAAACAGCTTGGGTGGCAAACagatttgagaaaccctgatctagag cTCTTTGTACATCTAAATGATATTTACTCGGTGGTGGGGATTCCTGTCTTCAG ACTTCCACTGGCGACCAGAGAGTATATCCAAACTGCAGGACTCCGATCTACTGTTGCATGGGCTATGGCATCTCTTGCTGAAATCAAT gctGGTGCATTTGTTTTAGATCCTATGTGTGGATTAGGAACAATACTCTTGGAAGCTGCAAAAGAATGGCCTGTAAGTTCTACAGTTGTTATAG CATTGCCATTACCTTCAGAAAGTGTTGATGTTGTGATTTCGGACATTCCATTTGGGAAAAAGTTCAAGATAACAAAAGACATAAAGCTTCTACCAGATATTCTTCGAGAAATGGAAAG aGTGCTTCATGTTGGAGGGACAGTTGTATTACTTGTGAGTCAAGATGTCCGCAAGCACATGGGTGGCTGTATTAGCAATTGTGTTGAAAATGACACCTCTTTGAACGCCACCAGTGACAACAGGAATGGAGCTGCTATGGTGAAAGACTTGAATCCCAAAGAGGAAAATGGGAGTCCAAGAAGTATTTCCTCTTCAATTAAAGGTGTGGAAACTGAACACTTCAATAACATTACATGCtttgggtctttggcagcagtagAATCCTATGGAATTAGCCTTGGAAAAACAGATGCTTTCATATACAAATATAGGAAGATGCCTGCTGCTGGAATGCAGTAG